The sequence CGCGAGCGACGGTGCTCTTCTCCGTCACGACCGGGCGCAGGATCACGTCGTGAATCTGCATGACTACTCCCCCGCCTCGCCTTTGGTGCTCCGCGAGCCTGCGGCTCGCTGCGCGCGGCCCTCGGCCGCTTGCCCGAGGCGAGCGCCGAGCGCTGCGAGCGCGTCCTTCGCGATCACGAGCTTCTCGTGGCGCAGGACGTCGTACACGTTGAGTCCCTCGGCGCGAATCACGTCGACGCCGGGGAGATTGCGCAGCGAGCGCTCGAGCTGAGGCTGCGCCGAAGCCGTCACGAGCAGCACCGACTTGTCGGCCACGCCGAGCGCGGCGAGCAGCGCCTTGCCGGCCTTGGTCTTGTACTCCGCGAGCGCGAGCGCGTCCGCGATCACGACCGCGCCTTCCTTGTTACGGAGCGAGAGCGCCGACACCAGCGCGGCGCTGCGCATCTTCTTGGTCAGCTTGTGCTCGTAGTCGCGCGGCGTGGGGCCGAACACGACGCCGCCGCCCGACCACTGGGGCGCGCGAATCGTGCCCTGGCGCGCGCGGCCCGTGCCCTTCTGCTTCCACGGCTTGATGCCGCCGCCCGAAACCGCGGCGCGGTTCTTGGTGGCGTGCGTGCCCGCGCGGCGGCGCGTCAGCTGGCGACGCACTTCGGCGTGGAACAAGTGATTGCGGATTCGGCTCTCGAACAGGGCCGGGTCGAGATCGACCGTGCCGGCCTTGCCGCCGCTCGCTGCGATGATGTTCACGGTAGCCATAACAACTCCAGATCCGGCCAGCGGCTCAGATCTTGATCTCCACGTCCACGCCCGCCGCGAGCTGGAGCTTCATCAGTGCGTCCACCGTCTGCGGCGTCGGATCGAGGATGTCGATCAGGCGCTTGTGCGTGCGGATCTCGAACTGCTCGCGGGACTTCTTGTCGATGTGCGGACCACGCAGCACGGTGAAGCGATTGATCGAGGTCGGCAGCGGGATCGGCCCCGCCACGCGCGCGCCGGTGCGGGCCGCCGTGTCCACGATCTCGCCGACGCTCTGGTCGAGGAGCTTGTGGTCGTAGGCCTTCATCCGGATTCGGATCTTTTGTGCTGCTAGTTCCGTCGCCATGGATTCGCTCCGCGCGTGCGCGCTTCGGA is a genomic window of Deltaproteobacteria bacterium containing:
- the rplD gene encoding 50S ribosomal protein L4 — encoded protein: MATVNIIAASGGKAGTVDLDPALFESRIRNHLFHAEVRRQLTRRRAGTHATKNRAAVSGGGIKPWKQKGTGRARQGTIRAPQWSGGGVVFGPTPRDYEHKLTKKMRSAALVSALSLRNKEGAVVIADALALAEYKTKAGKALLAALGVADKSVLLVTASAQPQLERSLRNLPGVDVIRAEGLNVYDVLRHEKLVIAKDALAALGARLGQAAEGRAQRAAGSRSTKGEAGE
- the rpsJ gene encoding 30S ribosomal protein S10; the protein is MATELAAQKIRIRMKAYDHKLLDQSVGEIVDTAARTGARVAGPIPLPTSINRFTVLRGPHIDKKSREQFEIRTHKRLIDILDPTPQTVDALMKLQLAAGVDVEIKI